Proteins from one Candidatus Cloacimonadota bacterium genomic window:
- a CDS encoding GtrA family protein, with protein sequence MIKRFLKFGLRGIAGGLVDSAVLFLLTEFLFKNYFQSHIIAPAISFEVGVICTYYICYKWIWHHRVHHHIKDFIKRFFSYNFAALFSFFIKISLLNLFAVLFDFHVVICNLMALFFSGFFTFFA encoded by the coding sequence ATGATAAAAAGGTTTCTAAAATTTGGTCTTCGGGGTATTGCTGGTGGATTAGTTGATAGCGCAGTTCTTTTTCTATTAACTGAATTTTTATTCAAGAATTATTTTCAATCTCATATAATTGCTCCGGCAATATCGTTCGAAGTGGGAGTGATTTGTACCTATTATATTTGCTACAAATGGATTTGGCATCACCGAGTTCATCATCATATTAAAGATTTTATCAAAAGATTTTTTTCCTATAATTTTGCAGCCCTTTTCTCGTTTTTTATTAAAATATCTCTCTTAAATTTATTCGCAGTCCTTTTTGATTTTCATGTGGTAATATGTAATCTTATGGCTTTATTTTTTTCCGGATTTTTTACTTTTTTTGC
- the recO gene encoding DNA repair protein RecO has product MSQRIEKCNAIALRVTNYSNTSQITQFITDRFGMIGVIAKGSRNPKSKMSGVLQTLSLYELVIYKKENSLSLLKEITEVNDNFELLDDIEKTTCAQAGAEIYLQLLLEENDYKNFFMLLQTYFTYLKSVKRNFIIIFWRFFLRVCSYLGFPLTFDKCRMCDSKNVDEMYGITFKESGFICKKCVKKFPVKENLKCNSKTIHLLASINNISSQINSLQLSRDTIREINSIFKIYLNYHLHKQIHLKSLEIIY; this is encoded by the coding sequence ATGTCACAAAGAATTGAAAAATGTAATGCCATTGCTTTGCGAGTAACGAATTACTCAAACACAAGCCAGATTACGCAATTCATCACAGACAGATTCGGAATGATTGGAGTTATTGCAAAAGGCAGTAGAAATCCTAAAAGCAAAATGAGTGGAGTCCTGCAGACTTTATCTCTATATGAATTAGTGATTTATAAAAAGGAAAATTCGCTCTCGCTTCTTAAAGAAATTACAGAAGTTAATGATAATTTTGAACTTTTGGATGATATAGAAAAAACAACCTGTGCTCAAGCAGGAGCGGAAATTTACTTACAATTATTATTAGAAGAAAATGATTACAAAAATTTTTTCATGCTTTTGCAAACTTATTTTACTTATCTTAAATCAGTAAAAAGAAATTTTATTATTATTTTCTGGAGATTTTTTCTTCGCGTATGTTCTTATCTTGGTTTCCCGCTAACTTTCGATAAATGCAGAATGTGTGATTCCAAAAATGTTGATGAAATGTATGGAATCACTTTTAAAGAAAGCGGTTTTATTTGCAAAAAATGTGTTAAAAAATTTCCTGTTAAAGAAAATCTGAAATGCAATTCAAAAACAATTCATTTGCTTGCATCAATCAATAATATTTCATCACAAATTAATTCACTTCAATTATCAAGAGATACGATTAGGGAAATAAATTCAATTTTTAAGATTTATCTCAATTATCATTTGCATAAACAAATTCATCTAAAAAGTTTGGAAATAATTTACTAA
- a CDS encoding transposase yields MKNSNLEYKYFYRRNLPHIQPKGYLFFITYRLEFILPDEIRRQLKNIKDKFNEEMKSSPESEFNNLKTKCNDELFDLYDDYLWKRKQNPHWLKNNKIADIVRDSLFFNHKKLYKLVCFTIMSNHVHIIIKPKTNPKNIQYSLAKIMKDHKSYTANEANKILTKHGQFWHHENYDHFIRDRKDFNRIVGYILENQVKAGLAENYQDWKYSWFDKNP; encoded by the coding sequence ATGAAAAACAGCAATTTAGAGTATAAATATTTTTACAGAAGAAACTTGCCACACATCCAGCCAAAAGGTTATTTGTTCTTCATTACATATAGATTAGAGTTCATTTTACCTGATGAGATTAGGCGTCAATTAAAAAATATAAAAGACAAATTTAATGAGGAAATGAAAAGCTCACCGGAATCTGAATTCAATAATCTAAAAACAAAATGCAATGACGAACTATTCGATCTATATGATGATTATCTTTGGAAACGCAAACAGAATCCTCATTGGCTAAAAAATAACAAAATAGCCGATATTGTAAGAGATAGTCTTTTCTTTAACCATAAAAAACTATATAAACTTGTCTGTTTTACAATCATGTCTAATCATGTCCATATAATAATTAAACCGAAAACTAACCCGAAGAACATTCAATATTCTTTAGCAAAAATAATGAAGGATCACAAAAGTTATACTGCAAATGAAGCAAATAAAATATTGACCAAACACGGACAATTTTGGCATCACGAAAATTATGATCATTTTATCCGTGATAGAAAAGATTTTAATAGAATTGTTGGTTATATTCTAGAAAACCAGGTAAAAGCCGGACTTGCTGAGAACTATCAGGATTGGAAATATTCATGGTTTGATAAAAATCCGTAA
- a CDS encoding agmatine deiminase family protein, which yields MKKTISLLVTFLVCSSLLANNKLPNYKISNPKEAEWFAENPSSLPIWMTEDELNRIDEIGRDFEPTDPPPAPIRNIAEFNRMQGVLIRYPLGIPVSLVAEMSENVTVTTIVANTFYQNQATNSYQNAGANMDNCNFLIAPTDTYWTRDYGPWFIVDGNNEFGIVNFPYNRPRPNDDDIPIEVAEFLDINLFGMNLISTGGNYMTGGLGISASTELIWDENPTLTHEEVAGFVDEYLGINTYHVVPDPNNTYIDHIDCWGKFLDVDKVLIRSVPETHPQYDELEETADYFAEQISAYGNNYQIYRVFTPNNEPYTNSLILNKKVLLPITGSSYDDDAIATYEQAMPGYEIIGFTGSWASTDALHCRTKGIADLGTLWIEHYPILGEAPVQDEYLIEAEIISYSGEPILPDSTKVFYRINGGDFTSINMNFEGGNSYSAYIPAPSIGSQVAYYIHTADESGRIENDPFIGTPDPFTFFVGEQLFPDISVDTLITVEGQSGTSTDAEFLISNDGELGLNFSLSYTTAIEEEIEYNVPDSPSPSSYNYNTYTENGWLDYDIVDSGEISNISLDFHWATDNWPQEGSFLLESPSGTQVTIGAGLSSGNYSINIDAFDGEELNGTWKIWIEDSYGDGGHQATNIQLTATILLEQEEWLEVSPISGTVEPSESQTIYLTCDATQLPVGDYEGNIEITSNDPDEAVVNVTVQFEVSPGQGIDGEVITFSQLLGNFPNPFTNSTKINYSIAKSNSDVLVEIFNIKGQLVKTLVNETAEFGVYQKTWGGKNNYSNPVSAGIYFYQLKVNGVTKSIKKCLLIN from the coding sequence ATGAAAAAAACAATAAGCCTCCTCGTAACATTTTTGGTATGCAGTTCGCTTTTAGCAAATAACAAATTACCGAATTACAAGATAAGCAACCCAAAAGAAGCCGAATGGTTTGCGGAAAATCCATCCAGTCTTCCAATCTGGATGACTGAAGATGAACTGAATAGAATTGATGAAATTGGGCGAGATTTTGAACCTACCGATCCCCCACCCGCTCCCATAAGAAATATAGCAGAATTCAACAGAATGCAGGGAGTTCTTATTCGATATCCACTCGGAATTCCAGTTTCTCTTGTGGCTGAAATGTCCGAAAATGTTACTGTTACCACTATTGTAGCAAACACCTTTTATCAAAACCAAGCTACTAACAGTTATCAAAATGCCGGTGCCAATATGGATAATTGCAATTTTTTAATTGCTCCCACAGATACATATTGGACGCGTGATTATGGACCATGGTTTATTGTGGACGGTAATAATGAATTCGGAATTGTGAATTTTCCTTATAACCGTCCCCGACCTAATGATGATGATATTCCAATCGAAGTTGCTGAATTTCTTGATATAAATCTTTTCGGAATGAATTTGATTTCCACCGGTGGAAATTATATGACTGGCGGTCTTGGAATTTCTGCATCCACAGAACTTATTTGGGATGAAAATCCCACTCTCACTCACGAAGAAGTTGCTGGATTTGTGGATGAATATCTTGGGATAAATACTTATCACGTTGTCCCAGATCCGAATAATACATATATTGATCACATTGATTGTTGGGGTAAATTTCTGGATGTGGACAAAGTGCTCATTCGCTCAGTACCGGAAACTCATCCCCAGTATGATGAACTGGAAGAAACTGCAGATTATTTTGCGGAACAAATTTCTGCGTATGGGAATAACTATCAGATTTACCGCGTTTTCACACCAAATAATGAACCTTATACAAACTCTTTGATTTTGAATAAAAAAGTTTTACTTCCAATTACCGGTTCTTCCTATGATGATGATGCAATCGCCACTTACGAACAAGCCATGCCAGGATATGAAATTATCGGTTTTACCGGTTCATGGGCATCTACAGATGCTTTGCATTGCAGAACAAAAGGAATCGCAGACCTTGGCACTCTTTGGATTGAACATTATCCAATTCTCGGAGAAGCACCCGTTCAAGATGAATATTTGATTGAAGCAGAAATAATTTCGTACAGCGGAGAACCTATTTTGCCGGATTCTACAAAAGTGTTTTACCGTATAAATGGAGGAGATTTTACTTCAATTAATATGAACTTTGAAGGGGGAAATTCATATTCTGCCTATATTCCCGCCCCATCGATCGGAAGCCAAGTAGCCTACTACATCCATACTGCCGATGAATCGGGTAGAATAGAAAATGACCCTTTTATCGGCACTCCTGATCCATTCACTTTTTTTGTCGGTGAGCAACTATTTCCGGATATATCAGTTGATACTTTGATTACCGTTGAAGGTCAGTCCGGCACATCTACAGATGCAGAATTTTTGATTAGTAATGACGGAGAATTGGGATTAAACTTTTCCCTGTCATACACAACCGCAATTGAAGAAGAAATTGAATATAACGTTCCGGACAGTCCTTCCCCGAGCTCATATAATTACAATACTTATACTGAAAATGGCTGGTTAGATTATGATATCGTTGATTCAGGTGAAATTTCAAATATCAGTTTGGATTTTCATTGGGCTACAGATAATTGGCCCCAAGAGGGAAGTTTCCTGCTGGAATCACCTTCCGGTACGCAAGTTACAATCGGTGCAGGCTTAAGTTCCGGTAATTATTCCATAAATATAGATGCATTCGACGGAGAGGAATTGAATGGAACATGGAAAATTTGGATTGAGGATTCCTACGGTGATGGTGGACATCAGGCTACAAATATTCAACTGACAGCCACAATCTTATTGGAACAAGAAGAATGGCTTGAAGTTTCACCTATTTCCGGTACTGTGGAACCATCCGAAAGCCAAACAATCTATTTAACTTGTGATGCAACCCAATTACCCGTAGGAGATTATGAGGGAAATATTGAGATTACTTCGAATGATCCTGATGAGGCGGTAGTAAATGTAACTGTGCAATTTGAAGTATCCCCGGGTCAAGGCATTGATGGTGAAGTTATAACTTTCTCACAATTACTCGGCAATTTTCCAAATCCTTTTACAAATTCAACAAAAATCAATTACTCAATCGCAAAATCGAATTCAGACGTCTTGGTCGAAATTTTCAATATAAAAGGGCAATTAGTAAAAACATTAGTTAATGAGACGGCGGAGTTTGGAGTTTATCAAAAAACATGGGGCGGGAAAAATAATTACAGCAATCCTGTTTCTGCAGGAATATATTTCTATCAATTGAAAGTAAATGGAGTTACAAAATCTATTAAGAAATGTCTGCTAATAAATTAA